The proteins below are encoded in one region of Halobaculum roseum:
- a CDS encoding TRAM domain-containing protein, which yields MEISEDLRCVFSAEVEEQDGSYVVEVPKQEVRLETLRPEHVYRVAILGRREGGDVGAPTDDDVDGATSDAGTDEGDGSAAPSTDRTNHTDVDASPRATSSEYSGEPSDTTDEADGTGEPEPPVDRGDEVTVDIEGIGDQGDGIARVDRGYVIIVPDTEKGERVRIRVTSVKQNVAFAEVVERVERHHYE from the coding sequence ATGGAGATATCAGAGGATCTACGCTGTGTATTCAGTGCCGAAGTGGAGGAGCAGGACGGGTCGTACGTAGTAGAGGTACCGAAGCAGGAAGTCCGTCTGGAGACGCTTCGTCCCGAACACGTCTATCGCGTGGCCATCCTCGGTCGACGCGAGGGCGGGGACGTGGGGGCACCCACCGACGACGATGTCGACGGGGCAACCAGTGACGCGGGGACCGACGAGGGTGATGGGTCGGCCGCGCCGTCGACTGACCGCACGAACCACACCGACGTCGACGCCTCGCCACGTGCTACGTCGTCCGAGTATTCGGGGGAGCCCTCCGATACCACGGACGAGGCGGACGGGACCGGCGAACCGGAGCCGCCGGTCGATCGTGGCGACGAGGTGACCGTGGACATCGAGGGGATCGGCGACCAGGGCGACGGGATCGCCCGTGTCGACCGCGGGTACGTGATCATCGTCCCGGACACCGAAAAGGGCGAGCGGGTCCGGATCAGAGTCACGAGCGTGAAGCAGAACGTCGCGTTCGCGGAGGTCGTCGAGCGGGTCGAACGACACCACTACGAGTAG
- a CDS encoding ABC transporter ATP-binding protein produces MSTPAGDDVVVSLEDVCVDFEKEQGLVDSLFGEPERVQAVSDVSIDVPENDVLALVGESGCGKTTLGKTIIGVQRPTEGSVEYRGQDVWDAKDGRDDVEVPFGDIRRSLQMIHQDPGAALNPNRKVLTTLEAPLKRWESDLSTEDRRARIFALLDRVGMDPPEDYAHRFPHQLSGGEQQRVALVRALLMNPDVILADEAVSALDVSLRVETMDLLLELQEQFGTSFVFISHNLSNARYLAKEAGGRIGIMYLGEIVEIGPPEEVLNDPQHPYSKVLRWATADLDPSAQRMADPPVRSIDIPDPVDPPSGCRFHTRCPEAREVCTTDAPDLGDDDAAPGDRCAACHRTDPHHEYWQSEPLDGVESTDLEAVND; encoded by the coding sequence GTGAGCACCCCCGCGGGCGACGACGTGGTCGTCTCCCTCGAGGACGTGTGCGTCGACTTCGAGAAAGAGCAGGGACTGGTCGACTCGCTGTTCGGCGAGCCCGAGCGGGTCCAGGCCGTCAGCGACGTCTCGATCGACGTTCCCGAGAACGACGTGCTCGCGCTCGTCGGCGAGTCCGGGTGTGGCAAGACCACACTCGGCAAGACGATCATCGGCGTCCAGCGCCCGACCGAGGGCAGCGTCGAGTATCGCGGCCAGGACGTGTGGGACGCCAAGGACGGCCGCGACGACGTGGAGGTGCCGTTCGGCGACATCCGCCGGTCGCTGCAGATGATCCACCAGGACCCCGGAGCGGCGCTGAACCCGAACCGGAAGGTACTCACGACACTGGAGGCGCCGCTTAAGCGATGGGAGTCCGACCTTTCCACCGAGGATCGACGAGCGCGGATATTCGCGCTCCTCGACCGGGTCGGGATGGATCCGCCCGAGGACTACGCCCACCGCTTCCCACACCAACTGAGCGGCGGCGAACAACAACGCGTCGCGCTGGTGCGGGCGCTACTGATGAACCCGGACGTGATCCTCGCCGACGAGGCCGTCTCGGCGCTCGACGTGTCCCTGCGGGTGGAGACGATGGACCTGCTGTTGGAGCTGCAAGAGCAGTTCGGCACCTCCTTCGTGTTCATCTCGCACAACCTGTCGAACGCCCGCTACCTCGCGAAGGAGGCCGGCGGCCGCATCGGTATCATGTACCTCGGCGAGATCGTCGAGATCGGCCCGCCGGAGGAGGTCCTGAACGACCCGCAACACCCCTACTCGAAGGTGCTGCGGTGGGCGACCGCCGACCTGGATCCCTCGGCCCAACGCATGGCCGATCCCCCGGTACGGTCGATCGACATCCCGGACCCGGTGGACCCGCCCTCGGGGTGTCGGTTCCACACCAGATGTCCCGAGGCTCGCGAGGTGTGTACGACCGACGCCCCGGATCTCGGCGACGACGACGCCGCACCCGGCGACCGGTGTGCGGCCTGCCACCGGACGGATCCCCATCACGAGTACTGGCAAAGCGAACCGCTCGACGGTGTCGAATCGACCGACTTAGAGGCGGTGAACGACTGA
- a CDS encoding TrmB family transcriptional regulator, with the protein MSDDPSSDNRSTPTPTSDTQPIPDRSPADEGDPYNRTDEEIRSELSVFGLSSAEVDTYLAVLSRGETKASVVAEGAGVSQRAVYSIADRLERRGLVRVKDHASPTRIRALPPEEAISELSDRLESVTPSLEARFDSPEDRAPEIRIVKARATALKRLRSAIADAESEALVAVPRSAYSEVESELRSAVDRGVLVFLLIGGVTNGSPSPAEFSGSGTVVRYWDERLPVLYAVDTDAAMIGDSEMLSNGARDADAVTVSHRHLNGSVGGLFLSAYWPASTKLSVTDPDPLPGSYDWFRQAVLHAFLRDRRGVDLAATVETASGETFDGDIVEIRQALVPPSTNGYTLEMSIHLETADGVVTFGGPGSFMEDFRAESLTLRRAE; encoded by the coding sequence ATGAGCGACGACCCGTCGAGTGACAACCGGTCGACCCCAACCCCGACGAGCGACACCCAGCCTATCCCCGACCGATCGCCCGCCGACGAAGGGGACCCGTACAACAGAACCGACGAGGAGATCAGGTCAGAGCTGAGCGTGTTCGGACTGTCGAGCGCCGAGGTCGACACGTACCTCGCGGTGCTCTCGCGGGGCGAGACGAAGGCGAGCGTCGTCGCGGAGGGGGCCGGCGTCTCACAGCGGGCCGTCTACAGTATCGCCGATCGGCTCGAACGCCGCGGCCTCGTGCGCGTGAAAGACCACGCCTCGCCGACGCGGATCAGGGCGCTCCCGCCGGAAGAGGCGATCTCGGAACTCTCGGACCGGCTCGAATCGGTAACCCCCTCGCTGGAAGCCCGATTCGACTCGCCCGAGGACCGCGCACCCGAGATACGGATCGTCAAGGCGCGGGCGACGGCGCTCAAACGCCTCCGATCCGCGATCGCCGACGCCGAGTCGGAGGCGCTCGTCGCTGTCCCGCGATCCGCCTACTCGGAGGTCGAGTCGGAGCTCCGTTCGGCGGTCGATCGGGGGGTGCTCGTGTTCCTTCTCATCGGAGGAGTGACGAACGGATCCCCCTCCCCCGCCGAGTTCTCGGGCTCCGGGACCGTCGTCCGATACTGGGACGAACGCCTGCCGGTGCTGTACGCCGTCGACACCGACGCCGCGATGATCGGCGACTCCGAGATGCTGTCGAACGGTGCCCGCGACGCCGACGCGGTCACGGTCTCCCACCGCCACCTCAACGGCTCCGTCGGCGGACTGTTCTTGAGCGCCTACTGGCCGGCCTCGACGAAGCTGTCGGTGACCGATCCCGACCCCCTCCCGGGGTCGTACGACTGGTTCCGACAGGCCGTCCTCCACGCGTTCCTCCGGGATCGTCGAGGGGTCGACCTCGCCGCGACGGTCGAAACCGCCAGCGGCGAGACGTTCGACGGCGACATCGTCGAGATCCGACAGGCGCTCGTGCCGCCCTCGACGAACGGATACACGCTGGAGATGAGCATCCACCTGGAGACGGCCGACGGGGTCGTGACCTTCGGCGGCCCCGGGTCGTTTATGGAGGATTTCCGGGCGGAGTCGCTGACGCTCCGGCGGGCGGAGTAG
- a CDS encoding TRAP transporter permease — MSTNDAPDDDTPEDTEDGTAEEIEALSPEEAEQLVDEIERRRSLTGLAAVAVSVVGICFSVFQLYLAARSFTFTIPLPLVADIQVSLQLLQANAVHVAFALVLTFLLFPASMGDGFVSRGLGGAVETVADRLGRENPASRAFEGLRGVFRWAFVDPDRSRVTPFDVACIVTAILSAVYFLTEFSEIRDIRFFGLTAGRPVTEVYPFLDPVFGGVPVVGEFSYSFALGIAGVLLVLEATRRTLGLPLMIIVATFIVYARWGYLISGNTPFIGLLAIPELTWPQIVQNLWYNTENGVFGIPVTVSVSFIYIFILFGSFLEMSGAGQWFIDLAYAATGGRKGGPAKASILASGFMGTISGSSIANTVTTGAFTIPLMKRSGYSPEFAGAVESSASSGGQILPPVMGAAAFLMVQYTATPFAEIIILATIPAIVFFFGVWVMVHLKAVQEGIGGMPDADRESMVDHLKRGWFYLVPIFLLLYYLIIERLSVSRSAWFTLVALVALITVIAAYSDETRLMLAASLAVILGAEFASHVVAGVPVTGLLGGGGAVGLPPAEAASVLLGRIGWYAMLAGVVTMLIHSDVQSKVLDLNPTVQNTAESVGERTGRDLGDNQLFRVGSFVVISMEEGARTAVPVVVAVAAAGIIPGVISVSGLGPNLTSLLLALSGGSIVVMLLVTAVSSIILGMGMPTTVTYIILISMLSTPLVEFGIPLLAAHLFILYFGVIADITPPVAVAAYAASGVAKSDPFETGVKAFSLSLNKAIVPFAFVLAPGIVLLREKADAADLPLRERYRVVDFADLAELSYSVPEILVPVVGVFLGVVALGATVIGTLYTRVGRIQRAGFALSSILLMAPGLLSATVFDLLGLVGVTVTVDALLLDLTLRAVGLIVFVALAAQNRRKLPASRERAETTSA; from the coding sequence ATGAGTACGAACGACGCACCTGACGACGACACGCCCGAGGACACCGAGGACGGGACCGCGGAGGAGATCGAGGCGCTCTCGCCAGAGGAAGCCGAACAACTCGTCGACGAGATCGAGCGCCGACGGTCCCTGACGGGACTCGCGGCCGTCGCGGTGTCGGTCGTCGGGATCTGCTTCTCGGTGTTTCAGCTGTATCTCGCGGCCCGGAGCTTCACCTTCACGATCCCGCTCCCGCTCGTGGCGGACATCCAGGTGTCGCTGCAACTGCTCCAGGCGAACGCCGTCCACGTCGCGTTCGCGCTGGTACTCACGTTCCTGCTGTTCCCCGCGAGCATGGGCGACGGGTTCGTCTCCCGCGGCCTGGGAGGCGCCGTCGAGACGGTCGCCGATCGACTGGGTCGCGAGAACCCCGCTTCGCGCGCGTTCGAGGGCCTCCGAGGCGTGTTCCGGTGGGCGTTCGTCGACCCCGATCGAAGCCGTGTCACTCCCTTCGACGTGGCGTGTATCGTCACGGCGATCCTCTCGGCCGTCTACTTCCTGACGGAGTTCTCGGAGATCCGTGACATCCGGTTCTTCGGGCTCACGGCGGGCCGCCCGGTCACGGAGGTGTACCCGTTCCTCGACCCAGTCTTCGGGGGCGTTCCCGTGGTCGGCGAGTTCTCCTACTCGTTCGCGCTCGGCATCGCCGGCGTCCTCCTCGTGTTGGAGGCGACCCGCCGGACGCTGGGGCTCCCTCTAATGATCATCGTCGCGACGTTCATCGTCTACGCTCGCTGGGGGTACCTCATCAGCGGAAACACGCCATTCATCGGCCTCCTCGCGATCCCGGAACTGACGTGGCCCCAGATCGTCCAGAACCTCTGGTACAACACCGAGAACGGGGTGTTCGGCATCCCGGTCACGGTCTCGGTCAGCTTCATCTACATCTTCATCCTCTTCGGGTCGTTCCTGGAAATGAGCGGGGCGGGTCAGTGGTTCATCGATCTCGCCTACGCCGCCACCGGCGGGCGCAAGGGTGGTCCCGCGAAGGCGAGCATCCTCGCCAGCGGCTTCATGGGGACCATCTCGGGGTCGTCGATCGCGAACACGGTCACGACAGGCGCCTTCACGATCCCGCTGATGAAGCGTTCCGGGTACTCGCCGGAGTTCGCCGGCGCCGTCGAGTCGTCGGCGTCCTCGGGGGGACAGATCCTCCCGCCAGTGATGGGCGCGGCGGCGTTCCTCATGGTCCAGTACACGGCGACGCCGTTCGCCGAGATCATCATCCTCGCGACGATCCCGGCGATTGTCTTCTTCTTCGGCGTCTGGGTGATGGTCCATCTCAAGGCCGTTCAGGAGGGAATCGGCGGCATGCCAGACGCCGATCGGGAGTCGATGGTCGACCACCTCAAGCGCGGGTGGTTCTACCTCGTGCCGATCTTCCTCCTGCTGTATTACCTGATCATCGAACGGCTCTCCGTCTCACGGTCGGCGTGGTTCACCCTCGTCGCGCTCGTCGCGCTGATCACGGTCATCGCGGCCTACAGCGACGAGACGCGTCTCATGCTTGCCGCCTCGCTCGCGGTCATTCTGGGTGCCGAGTTCGCCAGCCACGTCGTCGCCGGCGTCCCAGTAACGGGCCTCCTCGGCGGAGGCGGCGCGGTGGGACTCCCCCCCGCAGAGGCGGCGTCGGTACTCCTCGGCAGGATCGGCTGGTACGCGATGCTCGCGGGCGTCGTCACCATGCTGATCCACAGCGACGTGCAGTCGAAGGTGCTCGATCTGAACCCCACCGTGCAAAACACCGCGGAGTCGGTCGGCGAGCGGACGGGCCGCGACCTCGGCGACAACCAGCTGTTCCGGGTCGGCTCGTTCGTCGTCATCTCGATGGAGGAGGGCGCTCGGACGGCCGTGCCGGTCGTCGTCGCGGTCGCGGCCGCGGGCATCATCCCGGGCGTCATCAGCGTCTCCGGACTCGGCCCGAACCTCACCTCGCTGCTGCTCGCACTCTCCGGGGGTTCCATCGTCGTGATGCTGCTCGTGACGGCCGTCTCCAGCATCATCCTCGGGATGGGGATGCCGACCACCGTCACGTACATCATCCTGATATCGATGCTCTCGACGCCGCTTGTGGAGTTCGGTATTCCCCTGCTGGCTGCGCACCTGTTCATCCTCTATTTCGGCGTCATCGCCGACATCACGCCGCCGGTCGCGGTCGCTGCCTACGCAGCCAGCGGGGTCGCCAAGTCCGACCCGTTCGAGACGGGTGTGAAGGCGTTCTCGCTGTCGCTGAACAAGGCGATCGTGCCGTTCGCGTTCGTGCTCGCGCCGGGGATTGTCCTGCTGCGCGAGAAGGCCGACGCGGCGGACCTCCCGCTGCGCGAGCGGTATCGAGTCGTCGACTTCGCCGACCTCGCGGAGCTGTCGTACTCGGTGCCGGAGATCCTGGTGCCGGTCGTCGGGGTGTTCCTCGGCGTCGTCGCGCTCGGCGCGACCGTCATCGGCACGCTGTACACTCGCGTCGGTCGCATCCAGCGCGCCGGCTTCGCGCTCAGTTCCATCCTGCTGATGGCGCCGGGACTGCTCTCGGCGACCGTCTTCGACCTGCTCGGGCTCGTCGGCGTGACCGTCACCGTCGATGCGCTCCTGCTCGACCTCACACTCCGGGCTGTGGGCCTGATCGTGTTCGTCGCGCTGGCGGCGCAGAACCGTCGGAAGCTCCCGGCGTCGCGCGAGCGGGCGGAGACGACCTCGGCGTAG
- a CDS encoding TAXI family TRAP transporter solute-binding subunit — MSPEETRRKFLQTTGIASVAGITALAGCAGNGGGGEDGNGDGGDGDTPTEGDGDDTETPTEADDGNGGATGRLSWHAGGTGGTYYPLSNEIKTVVEANTDFTLNVQSTGASVENVGSLANGTADFALIQNDIAYFARNGTGIDVFQDNAIESLRGVATLYPETITVVTLQETGIETLSDLSGTTINTGDLGSGTQVNANQILEAVGITDYTEQNAGFAQASEQLANGDIDAAFVVGGWPVGAIEDLANTNDIHIVPIDGDNREAVKEAASWFADDTIPGGTYSGVEEDVPTVAVQAMIATHTGVEAGTVETITAAIFDNLDELTIKTDFITVESAQDGMSIELHEGAAAYFDM, encoded by the coding sequence ATGTCACCCGAAGAGACAAGACGGAAGTTCCTGCAGACGACCGGCATCGCGAGTGTCGCCGGAATCACCGCGCTCGCCGGCTGCGCCGGAAACGGTGGCGGTGGCGAGGACGGCAACGGAGACGGCGGTGACGGTGATACGCCTACGGAGGGCGACGGGGATGACACTGAGACGCCCACCGAGGCAGACGACGGAAACGGGGGGGCTACCGGTCGCCTGAGCTGGCACGCCGGTGGTACCGGCGGCACGTACTATCCGCTCTCCAACGAGATCAAAACGGTGGTCGAGGCGAACACGGACTTCACGCTGAACGTCCAGTCGACCGGCGCGAGCGTCGAGAACGTCGGGAGCCTCGCGAACGGAACGGCGGACTTCGCGCTGATCCAGAACGACATCGCGTACTTTGCGAGGAACGGGACCGGCATCGACGTGTTCCAGGACAACGCGATCGAGAGCCTCCGCGGTGTCGCGACGCTGTACCCCGAGACTATCACGGTCGTCACGCTCCAGGAGACCGGGATCGAGACGCTGAGCGATCTCAGCGGCACCACGATCAACACCGGCGACCTCGGGTCCGGAACGCAGGTGAACGCGAACCAGATACTCGAGGCGGTCGGCATCACCGACTACACCGAACAGAACGCCGGCTTCGCGCAGGCGTCCGAACAGCTCGCGAACGGCGACATCGACGCCGCGTTCGTCGTCGGCGGCTGGCCCGTCGGCGCGATCGAGGACCTCGCGAACACGAACGACATCCACATCGTGCCCATCGACGGCGACAACCGCGAAGCCGTCAAGGAAGCGGCCTCCTGGTTCGCCGACGACACGATCCCCGGCGGAACCTACAGCGGCGTCGAGGAGGACGTCCCGACGGTCGCAGTCCAAGCGATGATCGCCACCCACACCGGCGTCGAGGCCGGCACGGTCGAGACGATCACGGCGGCCATCTTCGACAACCTCGACGAACTGACGATCAAGACGGACTTCATCACGGTCGAGAGCGCACAGGACGGCATGTCGATCGAACTCCACGAGGGAGCCGCCGCGTACTTCGACATGTAA
- a CDS encoding DUF1850 domain-containing protein, protein MATVVAGVVGGVALAAPTGQVLVVEDVETGEHYLAHPVDDGSTVALEYMHSVERSRVYDEYRVEGETLVNTRMEFDSYGWGLPSGANVTNRNGTLVYEPEGSITELDTLLVSPGRIAGHTLIVDGRRYDLVGETNGRDVRIHVEQRTLTDIFA, encoded by the coding sequence ATGGCGACGGTTGTCGCGGGAGTCGTCGGCGGAGTTGCCCTCGCGGCCCCGACCGGACAGGTCCTGGTCGTCGAGGACGTCGAGACGGGCGAACACTACCTCGCCCACCCCGTCGACGACGGAAGCACGGTCGCCTTGGAGTACATGCACAGCGTCGAGCGATCCCGAGTGTACGATGAGTACCGCGTCGAGGGTGAGACGCTCGTGAACACCCGGATGGAGTTCGACTCGTACGGCTGGGGGCTGCCGTCCGGGGCGAACGTCACGAACCGAAACGGGACGCTGGTGTACGAGCCGGAGGGATCGATAACCGAACTCGATACGTTGCTGGTGTCCCCCGGACGGATCGCGGGTCACACGCTGATCGTCGACGGTCGGCGGTACGACTTGGTCGGAGAAACGAACGGTCGCGACGTTCGGATCCACGTCGAGCAACGCACCCTGACGGACATATTCGCATGA
- a CDS encoding orc1/cdc6 family replication initiation protein produces MGMFERDTDIYRDRDALREDYQPEQLVGRDEELDTYRAALQPVINGEQPNNVFLYGKTGVGKTAATRYLLQHLQEDAAHYDDIELTVVALNCDGLTSSYQVATRLVNEFRDDTEQISTTGYPRASVYEMLWNELDECGGTILIVLDEVDHVEDDSILYQLPRARANGNLSTAKIGIVGISNDFSFRDDLSPKVRSSLCEQEIHFPAYDATDLQKILEQRVEVAFHDGVLDPGVIPLCAAYGAKDAGDARQSIDLLMKAGDLARDDDTERVAEEHVERGRRALERGRIKEGITGLTQHGHLVLYALLTLDLENEAPVRSRDVRPRYTRFAEMADRDPLVPRRMRDHLSELAMLGIISVTERNEGRRGGTYREYALDMDVDLLLDAMADTVQDVGVHQSVKEFLVEDPNDDFTDARVTDFAED; encoded by the coding sequence ATGGGGATGTTCGAGCGGGATACAGATATCTACCGCGACCGCGACGCCCTCCGGGAGGATTATCAGCCGGAGCAGCTGGTCGGGCGCGATGAGGAGCTCGACACCTACCGCGCCGCGCTCCAACCCGTGATCAACGGGGAACAGCCGAACAACGTCTTCCTCTACGGGAAGACCGGGGTGGGGAAGACCGCGGCGACGCGTTACCTTCTGCAACACCTCCAGGAGGACGCCGCACACTACGACGACATCGAACTCACCGTCGTCGCGCTCAACTGTGACGGGCTGACCTCCTCGTACCAGGTCGCGACGCGGCTCGTCAACGAGTTCCGGGACGACACGGAACAGATCTCCACCACCGGCTATCCACGGGCCAGCGTCTACGAGATGTTGTGGAACGAACTCGACGAGTGCGGCGGGACGATCCTCATCGTCCTCGACGAGGTCGATCACGTCGAGGACGACTCGATCCTCTATCAGCTCCCGCGTGCCCGGGCCAACGGGAACCTCTCGACGGCAAAGATCGGGATCGTCGGCATCTCCAACGACTTCTCGTTTCGCGACGACCTCTCCCCGAAGGTTCGGTCCTCGCTGTGTGAACAGGAGATCCACTTCCCCGCCTACGACGCCACGGATCTCCAGAAGATCCTCGAACAACGCGTCGAAGTCGCGTTCCACGACGGCGTCCTCGATCCCGGCGTCATCCCCCTGTGTGCCGCCTACGGGGCGAAGGACGCGGGTGACGCCCGCCAGTCGATCGACCTTCTGATGAAGGCGGGCGACCTCGCTCGCGACGACGACACCGAACGAGTCGCCGAGGAACACGTCGAACGCGGACGCCGCGCGCTCGAACGCGGTCGGATAAAGGAGGGGATCACCGGGTTGACCCAGCACGGGCATCTCGTTCTCTACGCCCTCCTCACCCTCGATCTCGAGAACGAGGCCCCGGTCCGGTCGCGGGACGTCCGCCCGCGGTACACTCGCTTCGCCGAGATGGCCGACCGCGATCCGCTCGTTCCCCGCCGGATGCGCGATCATCTCTCCGAACTGGCGATGTTGGGTATCATCTCCGTGACTGAGCGAAACGAGGGCCGCCGTGGCGGCACTTATCGCGAGTACGCCCTCGACATGGACGTAGACCTGCTCCTGGACGCGATGGCCGACACCGTTCAGGACGTCGGCGTTCACCAGTCGGTGAAGGAGTTCCTCGTCGAAGACCCGAACGACGACTTCACCGACGCTCGCGTCACGGACTTCGCGGAAGACTGA
- a CDS encoding Hsp20/alpha crystallin family protein → MSSFPFNETQVESRGGETSQATDWSVTQSTQEPTFQPNQQRFAYPDVDIVDAGDSVIAYVDLPGYDADDIRVRIDQQTLLIDATREEEIGETDTVVARERPTTVERMVTLPAVVRAGGAEAELNDGVCMISLPKAATDRYEEIHVKGE, encoded by the coding sequence ATGTCCAGTTTCCCATTCAACGAAACGCAGGTCGAGTCGCGCGGCGGCGAGACATCGCAGGCGACCGACTGGAGCGTCACGCAATCCACACAGGAACCCACGTTCCAGCCCAACCAACAGCGGTTCGCGTACCCGGACGTCGACATCGTCGACGCGGGCGACTCGGTCATCGCCTACGTCGACCTCCCCGGCTATGACGCCGACGACATTCGGGTGCGTATCGATCAACAGACGCTGTTGATCGACGCAACACGCGAGGAGGAGATCGGAGAGACCGACACCGTCGTCGCGCGCGAGCGCCCGACCACCGTCGAGCGGATGGTTACGCTCCCGGCGGTCGTCAGGGCCGGCGGCGCCGAGGCGGAACTCAACGACGGCGTGTGTATGATCTCGCTGCCGAAAGCCGCGACGGATCGATACGAGGAGATTCACGTCAAAGGCGAGTAG
- a CDS encoding universal stress protein: MGRALVVVEDAERDRELLERARSFASGDGSSVEVLALATPEEYQEVSETLDAIGKVEGTTYDDRSALEGISGDIDDAAADVLGDVGYRLRTEIAESGDQAVTIMDAADDADCDHVFLPGQRRSPTGKAVFGDRTQRVLLNFNGFVTAEMN; the protein is encoded by the coding sequence ATGGGACGTGCACTCGTCGTCGTCGAGGACGCCGAGCGGGACCGAGAACTGCTCGAACGGGCGCGTTCGTTCGCCTCAGGGGATGGATCGAGCGTCGAGGTACTCGCGCTCGCGACACCCGAGGAGTATCAGGAGGTCTCCGAGACCCTCGACGCGATCGGAAAGGTCGAGGGAACGACGTACGACGACCGGTCCGCCCTCGAAGGGATCTCGGGAGACATCGACGACGCCGCCGCCGACGTGCTCGGCGACGTCGGCTATCGCCTCCGGACGGAGATCGCCGAGTCGGGCGACCAGGCCGTGACGATCATGGACGCGGCCGACGACGCCGACTGCGATCACGTCTTCCTTCCGGGCCAGCGGCGGTCCCCGACCGGGAAGGCAGTCTTCGGCGACCGAACCCAGCGGGTACTGCTCAACTTCAACGGCTTCGTTACCGCCGAGATGAACTGA